The Gouania willdenowi chromosome 20, fGouWil2.1, whole genome shotgun sequence genome window below encodes:
- the c1ql3a gene encoding complement C1q-like protein 3 gives MVLVLVVLIPVLVSSAGTAAHYEMLGSCRMVCDPYGTKSPTSTASTDPVRDTGLMQSLPTFIQGPKGEPGRAGRMGPRGPPGEPGPTGPAGPPGERGEPGRAGLPGAPGPSAAAGAISAATYTTVPKIAFYAGLKKQHEGYEVLKFDDVVTNLGNHYDPSTGKFTCSIPGIYFFTYHVLMRGGDGTSMWADLCKNNQVRASAIAQDADQNYDYASNSAVLHLESGDEIYIKLDGGKAHGGNNNKYSTFSGFIIYAD, from the exons ATGGTTCTGGTCCTGGTCGTCCTCATCCCGGTGCTGGTCAGCTCAGCGGGGACGGCAGCGCACTACGAGATGCTGGGCAGCTGCAGGATGGTGTGTGACCCGTACGGAACCAAGTCTCCGACGAGCACCGCCTCAACGGACCCAGTCCGAGACACCGGTCTGATGCAGTCTCTGCCCACGTTCATCCAGGGTCCGAAGGGCGAGCCGGGCCGCGCAGGCAGGATGGGTCCAAGGGGACCACCGGGAGAACCGGGACCCACCGGGCCAGCCGGACCACCTGGAGAAAGAGGAGAACCGGGCAGAGCGGGTTTACCGGGAGCTCCGGGACCGAGCGCGGCAGCTGGTGCGATCAGCGCAGCGACCTACACCACGGTGCCAAAGATCGCCTTTTACGCGGGACTAAAGAAGCAGCACGAAGGATACGAAGTGCTCAAGTTCGACGACGTGGTCACAAACCTTGGAAATCACTACGATCCGAGCACGGGGAAGTTCACCTGCTCCATCCCCGGGATCTACTTCTTCACTTACCACGTGCTGATGCGCGGCGGTGACGGCACGAGCATGTGGGCCGACCTGTGCAAGAACAACCAG GTCCGTGCCAGTGCCATTGCCCAGGACGCAGACCAAAACTATGACTATGCCAGCAACAGTGCCGTGCTGCACCTGGAGTCAGGAGACGAGATCTACATTAAATTAGACGGAGGAAAAGCTCACGGAGGAAACAACAATAAGTACAGCACCTTCTCCGGATTTATCATCTATGCCGACTAG